TGATCCGGACGGCGCTCTTCAACTGGGCGTACGCACGCCACACGGGCGGCAAGCTCGTGTTCCGCATCGAGGACACCGACGCCGCGCGGGACAGCGAGGAGTCCTACGAGCAGATCCTCGAGGCCCTGCGGTGGCTCCGGCTCGACTGGGACGAGGGCGTCGACGTCGGCGGTCCGCACGGGCCGTACCGGCAGTCACAGCGGTCGGACGTCTACGACGACGTCATCGCGAGGCTCACGGCATCCGGACACGTGTACGAGTCGTTCGTCACGCCGGAGGAGATGGAAGCCCGGAACAGGGCGGCCGGTCGTGACCCGAAGCAGGGCTACGACAACCACGAGCGTGGCCTCACCGACGAGCAGCGCCAGGCGTTCCGGGACGAGGGGCGGCAGCCGGCGCTCCGTCTCCGGGTGCCTGATCGTGATCTCTCGTTCGACGACCTCGTGCGCGGGGAGATCACGTTCAAGCAGGGGACGTTCCCGGACTTCGTGGTGGTGCGTCCGAACGGCAAGCCGCTCTACACCTTCACGAACCCCGTGGACGACGCCCTGATGGGGATCACGCACGTGCTCCGCGGTGAGGACCTCCTGTCGTCGACGCCGCGGCAGATCGCCCTGTACGAGGCGCTGTACGAGATCGGGCTGGCCGAGTCCATCCCGGTGTTCGGTCACCTGCCGTACGTGATGGGCGAGGGGAACAAGAAGCTCTCGAAGCGTGACCCGGAGTCGAACCTGTTCCACCACCGTGCGAACGGCATGGTGCCCGAGGGCCTCGTGAACTACCTCGCGCTGCTCGGGTGGTCGATCGGTCCGGACCGCGACGTCTTCTCGGTCGACGAGATGGTCGCGACGTTCGACGTCGCCGACGTCAACCCGAACCCGGCCCGCTTCGACCAGAAGAAGGCCGAGGCGATCAACGGCGACCACATCCGCCTGCTCGCGCCGGACGACTTCCGGGACCGCCTGCTGCCGTACTTGACGGACTTCGTGGCGTCGCCGCCCACGGCCGAGCAGGCAGCGGTGCTGACCGCAGCGGCGCCGCTCGTGCAGGAGCGCATGCAGGTGCTGAGCGAAGCACCGGCGATGCTGGGGTTCCTGTTCACCGCCGACGAGGACCTCGTGGTCGAGGACGACGCCGCGGCGACGCTGAAGGACGACGCCGGGACGGTGCTGACGACGAGCATCGAGGCGCTCGAGGCGCTCGAGTCGTGGGAGTCCACCGCGATCGAGGCGGCGCTGCGTGCGGCACTCATCGACGGGCTCGGGCTGAAGCCGCGGCTGGCGTTCGGCCCCCTGCGGGTCGCGGTGTCGGGTCGTCGGATCTCGCCGCCGCTGTTCGAGTCGATGGAGATCCTCGGCAAGGACTCCACGCTGACCCGGCTCCGCGCGCTC
This is a stretch of genomic DNA from Curtobacterium sp. 458. It encodes these proteins:
- the gltX gene encoding glutamate--tRNA ligase, coding for MTAPFTTATGSDVRVRFCPSPTGTPHVGLIRTALFNWAYARHTGGKLVFRIEDTDAARDSEESYEQILEALRWLRLDWDEGVDVGGPHGPYRQSQRSDVYDDVIARLTASGHVYESFVTPEEMEARNRAAGRDPKQGYDNHERGLTDEQRQAFRDEGRQPALRLRVPDRDLSFDDLVRGEITFKQGTFPDFVVVRPNGKPLYTFTNPVDDALMGITHVLRGEDLLSSTPRQIALYEALYEIGLAESIPVFGHLPYVMGEGNKKLSKRDPESNLFHHRANGMVPEGLVNYLALLGWSIGPDRDVFSVDEMVATFDVADVNPNPARFDQKKAEAINGDHIRLLAPDDFRDRLLPYLTDFVASPPTAEQAAVLTAAAPLVQERMQVLSEAPAMLGFLFTADEDLVVEDDAAATLKDDAGTVLTTSIEALEALESWESTAIEAALRAALIDGLGLKPRLAFGPLRVAVSGRRISPPLFESMEILGKDSTLTRLRALAAR